A genome region from Magnolia sinica isolate HGM2019 chromosome 8, MsV1, whole genome shotgun sequence includes the following:
- the LOC131252975 gene encoding uncharacterized protein LOC131252975, translating to MHPLRTIAKTTQRTMTLSFLREMMQRRPLLLYAASWTALLTATVAVASFCPEMAFVYAISPSSGFSWACRQDSSVRIPLDGPGDVLCLPSQFIRRSRMDLFVPPAFAAAVVAASACLVRAIGLWEDDRDEETF from the coding sequence ATGCACCCACTGCGCACAATAGCGAAAACAACACAACGTACCATGACCCTCTCTTTCCTACGCGAGATGATGCAGCGGCGCCCGCTGCTACTGTACGCCGCGTCGTGGACGGCCCTCCTAACGGCGACGGTGGCCGTGGCGTCCTTCTGTCCGGAGATGGCCTTCGTGTACGCGATATCCCCGTCCTCGGGTTTCTCATGGGCGTGCCGTCAAGACAGCTCCGTTAGGATCCCGTTAGATGGGCCAGGAGATGTGCTGTGCCTGCCATCTCAGTTCATCCGACGGTCGAGGATGGATCTCTTCGTCCCGCCAGCCTTCGCGGCGGCCGTCGTGGCTGCGTCCGCTTGCTTGGTTCGAGCCATTGGGCTGTGGGAAGACGATAGAGATGAGGAGACGTTCTAA